The genomic segment CGAACCAAACCCCGCGCAATTCAGACCGACCGGCCCCGTGTGTCCCGGCGACGTGCTCACGTGCTCCGCTTCTTCGTCGATATCGCAGACGGCCACTTCGGGGTAGATCAACGGCTCGTCGGAATACACCGCGCTCACCTTGAACTTCGCCTTCGGCCCGCGCGGAAAACCATGCTGCTTGCGCAACTGTCCGCGCACTTTCGACAGCAACGGATCCTGGATCGTCAGCGCGAGATCGTCGATGCGAATGCGCGTCGGGTCGAGTTGACCACCTGCTCCGCCCACTGTGATCAACGGCTGCTTGCGCTCGACACACCATGCGATCAACGCGGTCTTGGTTCGCACGCTGTCGATGGCGTCGATCACATAATCGAAACCGCCGCCTAAGGTCGCGTCGAAATTATCCGCCTCGACGAAATCTTCGATCAGCCGCACGTCGCAGTACGGGTTGATCATCTTGATGCGCTCGGCCATGGCTTCGACTTTCGGTTTCCCGTAGTTGCCGTCGAGCGCGTGAATCTGCCGGTTCGTGTTGCTCTCGGCCACGTTGTCGAGATCGATCAGCGTCAGCGTGCCAACCGCACTGCGCGCCAATGCTTCCGCCACCCACGACCCCACTCCGCCGATGCCGATCACCGCCACATGTGCGCCTTCGAACGCGGCGAGCGCGGGCGCGCCGTACAGGCGTGCAATGCCGCCGAAACGCCGCGCGTGGTCGGCGCTTTCACTCGCGTCGAGGCTGGTAGTAATATCGGCATACGCGTCGGACTGCGCGTCGGATTGCGCGGTGGTGCTGGACATGGTGGCGGGACTCGTTGAAGACTGGCAAAACGGAAATTGGCGGCGTCCGGGTCGATTCTGAATCGCCCCAAAACGCACTCAGACCGTATTTTGCCTGAACGCGCCGAGCCGCATCGCCGTACACGTTGCGGCGCACGAATCGGCGATCATCATCGGAGTACGCAGTATCCGTTCGTGCAAAGCGCAAGCGCTTGACCTGCCTGCGCGCAAAGAATTTTCTCCTTAGCTATACTTGCCTGACTGTAGCGTTCGCATAAGAACATGACCTCACTCGCCGAACTTCGAAAAAACTATTCGCTGGGTTCTTTGGACGTTGCCGATGTCGACCGCGATCCATTTCGCCAGTTCGACACCTGGTTTGAACAGGCGGTAGACGCCAAACTGCCCGAACCGAATACGATGACGCTGGCTACCGTCGACTCGCGTGGCCGGCCATCGGCGCGCATCGTGCTGATCAAGGGTGTCGACGAACGCGGCTTTGTGTTCTTCACCAATTACGAAAGCCGCAAGGGCCGCGAACTCGCAGCCAATCCGTATGCGAGCCTGCTGTTCTACTGGATCGAACTCGAGCGCCAGGTGCGCGTCGAGGGGCGCATCGTCAAAACCAGTGCAGAAGAAAGCGATACGTATTTCGCGTCGCGCCCGCTCGGTTCGCGTATCGGTGCGTGGGCATCGAATCAAAGTCAGGTAATTGAAAGCCGTTCGCAGCTCGAAACACGTGAACGCGAAATCAGCCTGCAATACGGCGACCAGCCACCGCGTCCATCGCACTGGGGCGGCTATCGTTTGGTCCCCGAAGCAATCGAATTCTGGCAGGGCCGGCCGTCGCGTCTGCACGACCGTCTGCTCTATACGCGCGAAACTGAAAACGGCGACTGGCAAATCTCCCGCCTATCGCCTTGAATCGGAATATAACGTCGGCAGCGCGCCGCCAACGCAGCAGCGCGCACCGGCAGGATTGCGTCTGCGGCATAGGAGTCGAGCCGCGCTGAGTCGCGATCCGCACAAGCTTTGCTTTAATTCAACGGACACGGAGAGATCACATGTTCTGGGAGAAGAAGCTGGCGCAGTGGGTAGAAGATGTAAAGACCAAGGCTAACCTGCCTGCACGACTCGTGCTGTGGGACGGTCAGCAACATGACTTTGGGCAGTTCGCCGCGCCTCAGGTCACGCTACACGTCAAAAGTGCGACGGCGCTGCCGTATCTGCTCGAACCGAGCCTCGACAATCTCGGCGAGGCTTACGTGCAGGGCAAGATCGACATTGAAGGCAAGCTGTCGGACATCATCAATATCGGCTATCAGCTGGCGCGCAATACCGTCACCAGCGCGAGCAAGCTGGCGCGCGTGCGGCGCTACTTTCATCATTCGAAGGCGTCGGACAAGAAGGCTATCCAGTATCACTACGATGTCTCGAACGAGTTCTACAAGCTGTGGCTCGACGAGAACATGGTGTACTCGTGCGCCTACTTCGAGAACGGCGACGAAGATCTCGCGACCGCGCAGATCAAGAAGATCGATCACATCCTCACGAAAATCCAGTTGCAACCGGGGCAGCGTCTGCTCGATATCGGCTGCGGCTGGGGTGCGCTCGTGCTGCGCGCGGCGCAGAAATTCGGCGCGAAATGCGTGGGCGTGACGCTGTCGCAGAACCAGTTCGATCTCGCCACCGCTCGCGTGAAAGCAGCAGGCCTCGAAGGCCAGATCGAGATTCGTCTGCAGGATTATCGCGATGTTCAAGGGCAATTCGACCGCATTACCAGCGTCGGCATGTTCGAACACGTGGGCCGCAAGAATCTGCCGGGCTACTTCGAAAAGATCCACGATCTACTGGTCGATGACGGCGTGGCGATGAACCACGGCATCACATCGAGCGATTCGGACAGCGGCGAAACCGCACTCGGCGGCGGCGAGTTTATCGACCGTTATGTGTTTCCCGATGGCGAGCTGCCGCACATCAGCCTCGCGCTCGAAGCGATGCAGCGCGGCGGACTGGAAGCGGTCGACGTCGAAAGCCTGCGCCGTCACTACGCGCACACGCTGGACATCTGGGCGGAAAACTTCGAGGCGAACGCGGAAAAAGCCCGCTCGCTCGTCGACGACGAAAAATTCCGCATCTGGCGCGTGTACCTCGCCGGTTGCGCGTACGCGTTCGAAACCGACGACGTGTCGATCTATCAGGTGGTCTGCCGCAAAGCCGGCCGCAGCGCGAAAACCTTGCCGTGGTCGCGCCGCTATATGTACGAGAAGACGCTGTGATACGGTTGCGCCGTCGTCGCGAACCGAGTGGGTGAAGCGGCGACATGGCGCAATCTTTTGAACAGCAGGTCGGATAGAGATGGATCAGAGCGGGGCAAACGAAACTGACGGGCCGCAAGGCGGCGATGGCGATGCTGTCGACGTCGGGCATGAGGCTGTGCAGGTCGATCTGTTTGGGATGCCGGTGGAGCGGGCGGAGGTGGCGACCAGGTCGGCGACGGTGACCGTGAAGCCGCAGCACGCGACATCTGTCGTGGCTAAAGCCGGAGGCCGGGCGGGGATTGTGGCGGCGGCCTCCGCCGACGCCGACGCGCAATCCACGGTTGCCGCGTCGACGCAGCCTGAAGCACGGCGTCAATCACGCGCAAAACCTACCGCAGCGGCATCGCTCTGGCAGGAAGACGAAAGCGCCGCCACTGGAACCGAAGCACTCCCCTCTCCCGCCGATTCCCCGAAAAAGCGCCGCACGCGCGAAATCCTCGCTGCCCCGCCCTCGCCCGAACTGCTCGCGCTCGCCGCCGAACTGCCACCGCAAGTCCACCTCGGCACGTCGACCTGGTCGTTTCCAGGCTGGAACGGCATCGTCTACGGCGACGAATACAGCAACAGCAAACTGTCGCGTGAAGGCCTCACGGCTTATGGCGCGCATCCGCTGCTGAAGACCGTCAGCATCGACAGGTCGTTTTATCAGGCGCTGTCGGTCACCGAGTATTTGCGCTACGCCCAGCAGGTTCCGGAGCACTTCCGCTTCATCGTC from the Paraburkholderia fungorum genome contains:
- the tcdA gene encoding tRNA cyclic N6-threonylcarbamoyladenosine(37) synthase TcdA, producing the protein MSSTTAQSDAQSDAYADITTSLDASESADHARRFGGIARLYGAPALAAFEGAHVAVIGIGGVGSWVAEALARSAVGTLTLIDLDNVAESNTNRQIHALDGNYGKPKVEAMAERIKMINPYCDVRLIEDFVEADNFDATLGGGFDYVIDAIDSVRTKTALIAWCVERKQPLITVGGAGGQLDPTRIRIDDLALTIQDPLLSKVRGQLRKQHGFPRGPKAKFKVSAVYSDEPLIYPEVAVCDIDEEAEHVSTSPGHTGPVGLNCAGFGSSVCVTASFGFAAAAHVLRALAKQAAG
- the pdxH gene encoding pyridoxamine 5'-phosphate oxidase — its product is MTSLAELRKNYSLGSLDVADVDRDPFRQFDTWFEQAVDAKLPEPNTMTLATVDSRGRPSARIVLIKGVDERGFVFFTNYESRKGRELAANPYASLLFYWIELERQVRVEGRIVKTSAEESDTYFASRPLGSRIGAWASNQSQVIESRSQLETREREISLQYGDQPPRPSHWGGYRLVPEAIEFWQGRPSRLHDRLLYTRETENGDWQISRLSP
- a CDS encoding SAM-dependent methyltransferase; amino-acid sequence: MFWEKKLAQWVEDVKTKANLPARLVLWDGQQHDFGQFAAPQVTLHVKSATALPYLLEPSLDNLGEAYVQGKIDIEGKLSDIINIGYQLARNTVTSASKLARVRRYFHHSKASDKKAIQYHYDVSNEFYKLWLDENMVYSCAYFENGDEDLATAQIKKIDHILTKIQLQPGQRLLDIGCGWGALVLRAAQKFGAKCVGVTLSQNQFDLATARVKAAGLEGQIEIRLQDYRDVQGQFDRITSVGMFEHVGRKNLPGYFEKIHDLLVDDGVAMNHGITSSDSDSGETALGGGEFIDRYVFPDGELPHISLALEAMQRGGLEAVDVESLRRHYAHTLDIWAENFEANAEKARSLVDDEKFRIWRVYLAGCAYAFETDDVSIYQVVCRKAGRSAKTLPWSRRYMYEKTL